ATGTCCCCTTACGGGACTCTCCCTTTGGCTCTAAGTGGCAGGAACCTGGAGCAGCGTTATGGGCCGCCTATCTCCCTCTTATTTTGGCGCAAGATGGCCCTAACGTACCAGGCCACCTTGTTCCATTCCTTCTGACCTCGGAGCACTTTCTCGACAACGTTGCCGAACGAAATGTCACCGATGTCCCGCTCCAAGGCGAGTCTTTCGGCACTCCACTGGGTACATCTGAAGAATGTGTGGTACGCGTCGTCGTTCGTCGAGTCTCCATAGGGGCAGTTGCCGTCTGCTATCTTCCTCATTTTTGCGAGGTAGGAGCGGAACAGGCCATGCCCTCTCTAGAATTGGGTGAGGTTGAAATCGACCTCTCCCATTTCCCGGTTTAGCCAGTTATCTAGTCGACTGATGAGTCGGTCATCTGCCCCTAGGCTCCTGTTCCCATCTGCTTTGCCAGGCCTCGATGCTGCTAGACTTGGCGAGCTTTGATGCCTCCTCCTTTCCCAGAACGGGCTTCTGCTGGAGGACGAATGTGCTGGTGTCTTTTCTGAGCTAGTAGATTGATCGGGATTACCACCGCGACCACTAGCACTGCGGGCTTTGAGACCGTGCGGTAGGAGCACACGATTCGGCGAGGGCCCCTCCTCTGTACCGTGGCTATGCGCTTGCGATATTTCTCGTATCGCAGCGCTTCGGCCCTGACTTCGCGCTATACAGCATCACTGCTTCGGCTGCGCGCATCAGTAGACGGCTCATGCACGGTCGAGGTCCGTTGACATTGGCCATGAGTGTGCCAAGCGAGGCTACTACCTTTGCCGCCTTGTCGGCTGCTCTAATTATATGCTCTCCGTAATTTAGTTTGCTATCAAGCATAATTCCTAAATACTTGTCGGCCGACTTCGTTTGGACCGTTGCTACTCCTATAGCGAAGCTGCGGAAGGTTT
This portion of the Vespa velutina chromosome 4, iVesVel2.1, whole genome shotgun sequence genome encodes:
- the LOC124948579 gene encoding uncharacterized protein LOC124948579; the encoded protein is MRRVISWMEEHGLSLAVQKIEIVLHTKKSIKTFRSFAIGVATVQTKSADKYLGIMLDSKLNYGEHIIRAADKAAKVVASLGTLMANVNGPRPCMSRLLMRAAEAVMLYSANASGRGGNPDQSTSSEKTPAHSSSSRSPFWERRRHQSSPSLAASRPGKADGNRSLGADDRLISRLDNWLNREMGEVDFNLTQF